The genomic stretch gaattaaagcatgtgctccatctcaactaaaagctatagttggactgcacatattatatttatgcgcaaccttttgcatggctctgatactaaattaaagcatgtgctccatctcaactaaaagcctaagctgatagttagacTGCACATATTGTATTTATGCTCACAACGAGTATTAAGTGAAGATGAAAAGTTTTATATTCATTTGGATGAATTTCAGGAACAAGTTGGCATTTTTCTCGGGAACAAACAATTCTCCAGTACGCGAAAGGCTTCTACAGTGTTGGGGAAATGATTCTCAGATCTCTGTGCACTTTGGTCGCCTTGACAGAAGAGCTTATGCCGAGGAACTTTTGGCTAGCAAATTCTGCCTGCACGTCAAAGGATTCGAAATAAACACAGCTCGGATTGGTGATGCGCTGTATTATGGATGTGTCCCTGTTATCATTGCCAATCATTACGATCTTCCATTTGCAGACATATTAAACTGGAAAAGCTTCTCAATTGTTGTTGCTACATTAGATATCCCTCTATTGAAGAAAATCCTTGTAGGTATAAGTGATGATAGATATACAAAACTTCAAAGCAACGTGATGAAGGTGAGAAAACACTTTCAATGGCAGATTTGCCCTGTTGATTATGATGCATTTTATATGGTCATGTATGAATTATGGTTAAGACGAAGTTCTGTGAGGCTGCAATAGATTATAGATGTTATTCTCCTCTTTTTATTCTTTCCTTTCCATTCCATTCCATTTTATTCTACTGCTCAGATTTTTCAAATATACTATGTGATTGATTATATAGGGACTAGCTCTGGTGCAAAGGAGCTCCCAAGGTGAAAAATGATGTGAGATCTGAGTTGTTGATCTAATCCAATTAATCgttcaaaaaggaaaaaaaaaaaaaaaaaaaaaacgctagAGAGAGATTCCTTCTGAATCGTATCATATTTTTGATTTAGGTGGCTTTTAGCATTTCATTATATTGGTTTGAATTTGGAATGAAACAAATTAGAATGCAAAAATCAATTGATCTTCCCTGGGTTTATACAACATACAAGTGTCTGTATGTATACAAGTTTCTTTCTCTGCTTTTTACTTGAGTGTTAATCACAAAATTAAGGTGAGGATCACTTCTGCAACCAAATTCAACCAttactaatactaaattgaataatttgcatgtacttaaaaaaaaattgaataactcGCATCAAAAGATTAACCAAAGTTATGCACCATAAGTATTAAAGTTATGCACCATAAGTATTAAAGTTATGCACCATAAAGTTTAAAGTTATGCACTTCAATGTTCAAAGTTATATATCTGTAGGTTCATAGTTATGCATCTCAACGTTTAAAGTTAGGCATGCACCGTAAATATTTTGAGAAGCTAATAAAGAATATGCACTCGAAGAGAAACTATGCAGTTGCAGAAGaaaaaatatgcacttgaagaaggaaaataatgcaCTCATCTTttgaaaagttaataaaataaatatgcattCGAAGAAACAAACATATGCACTCGAAGAAGGcaaaatatgcacttgaagaagaaaaagtaaTGTACCCATCTTTTGAGAagctaataaaataaatatacattcaAAGAGAAACTATGCACTCGAAAAGACAAACATATGCACTCAAAGAAGAcaaaatatgcacttgaagaaggaaaataatgcaCCTATCGTTTGAGAagctaataaaataaatatgcattCGAAGAGACTCGAAGAAGGGAAAATAATGCACCCAAAGACGGAACATTTGGAGTTCCTTACACAAACTTACCATAATGCCATcgcatttttcttttaaaatttttcatcaTTTTGCACTATTGATTTGAATTAGATTAATGACTGAGATTTAACCATTTGatccgtatatatatatatatatatatatatatatatatatatatatataaagttcaCATAAGAACAACTTCCCAGGTGAGAACTGCGGACAAATTTGATCCGTCCATCAAGGATGATCACATGCTGAAAATCAATGATAAAGGAAAAAACAAATGTGGTTGCATTTatgtaatattttgtaattatgatTGTTCATTTAAAAATGCTTGACAatacatttttccttctctgtgTCATCACAAGAGCTTCTAAATGCACTTTCAGTTATCCGCGAATACACTATCAAGCATTTTTAAATGCACAATCTTaataactgttgactctttgtgcttcagtaggttgagaaagtagatatgaacagatactacattgtaacagagtcagtagtactcaacaaAAAATGCACAATCTTAATTAATAGGGGTGTCAATGGGGGCTGACCCGCCCCACACGAacttcaaaaattaaataaaataaaagcacAAAAAGACAAcatcacctccactgaggcttgaacccatcCCCTCTCACATGAGGTGCAAccaagtgccactagaccacaaggttattGGCTAATGCTACCGAATCTATTACAACAATTTAACCTAAATAATATTAGATTTTATAACtttgctatttatttatttattactctggggtattattttttgtaatgtTTTAAATTGGACATTTATTCTCGCACATAACCAACTCAACAAAATCAAGTTACTCAAGTCAATTAGAgcctttttataaaaataaaaaaaaaatttataaatcgAATAGCATAATTATCATAAAGCATAAACATTGAGTAATGAAGGCCAAGTTTAAAGGTTATGATATAAATTGTTATACTTGATATAAAGGTTTAAATTTCACCAAAATGCCTTTAATGTCTTAGGCTAAAATACCAATATATTATGCTTTGAGGAGATAAGTAAACAATGACATTGGATAGAGAGCTTTAGAAATGAGATTAATTGCTGTGCAAAGCAATCCATTCATCATAAAAGCCTTTACAGATTTGGTGACAACTTTTACATTTGACTTGTAGATCAGAGACATTGCTATTTGAAAACTTCCAGGAGAAATAGGTTTCACTTTATAGACTTAGGGCGCATTTGGTTCACCGAATGTTGGATTACCCCTCCAGGAAGGTAATGTGGTAATGTGAAattttgggaatgtaagattacctgatgtttttggtttggattgtgaaatataatattactttgtttggttaaggttatattttaggttacaTGGATCAATTTACCATAAtgtcctttatatatatatatatgtgtgtgtgtgtgtgtgtgtgtgtgtatttatttatatgtatgaatgtatcgatgcttaatattaaaaaaataaatatataaatatacacacatgtatatttgattatataaacatgtatttattttatatatgttattgcgttgttgttgttgttattattattattattattattatataaggattagttaacaagggcaaagttgAAACAATtcaaggtaatctaagattacctaaaaaaaacggaggtaatcacattaccgccacatcagctttgaggtaatataacattaccaggtaatctcataacttgaaccaaacaaggtaatataacattaccaaactgagattacctaggtaatctcagaTGACCTGAACCAAACGGCCCCTTATTATAGTTGATAGGGTAATGCAAACAGTACTGTAAATCATATGGCTTTAagcgcgcacacacacaaagAACTGCCTTCATTGAATATTGCTTTAATAGTACTCTATAGATTTTCTGAAACTGTAGAAAATGGTTTAGATATAAAGTGCAACCAACCAGAATACAACATTTATAGACAGTAGCCAACATCGTATTACTCGAGTAAACATTTCAATCAAAGTTTAGTCAAACCTTCAGAGGAACAGGCAAGCCCAAGCAGCAGAGAAATCAATGGAAAAATTTTGACAGTAGTAATGGAATTACACTAAAAACTGTGTTAAATTTATACATTGCGTACATAATGGTAGAAGATACTACGCGCCCTTGTTGCTGTTCCACGGCTTGAGGACGCCAACAACAACGATTGCAACGATTAAAAGGAGGATAATGATAGCTATGCACATCCATTTTCTggaatttctttgtaatttcTTGGCCTTCTGTAACGCAACATTCCCTGACTGCACGTGATCAACCGCAGTAGAAACCTAATATTGGGGCAGCACAAGTCATGAGACTTAATTCAATTCAACAAAtaactctctctttctctctcacacacacacacaaattgtTATGATGCCAGGACTTTGGGAGGAGAATTAATGAGTTGCGACTACCTGTGATTCTATATTGTCAAGCATGTCCCCTTGAGCATCAACCAACACTGCCATGTCCATGAATATCTGTATAACAGAATGTTATGattagagtaaaaaaaaaaaaacatgaaaccGTTTTCTTCAAATTCACAAGTATTCTATTAAACTCTAGCATTCCATGCCAAGAAACatgtaaaaagttttaaattcgaTTTCCGAGGTTAAAGATACCTGTTGCAACTCTAATAGCTTCCTTTCTAATTCTCTCACTGCATCATGCCGTTCTTGAATTTCTGCAAGGGTGTCCATAACCTAAAAAACACAACACAAAGAAGATAGATACAAGTTAACCGGATTATCATAAATTCTAGTGTCATTCAACTTATGTTATTATAGTGCAGGGTAAGTATACCTGTCCTCGTCCTTGTTCCCGAATTGCTTTCTGGAATATTTGTTCACTGTCCCCAGTCTCTATCAGCCTATCAATTGTCTAAGTAGAATAGGGGGGGTGTGGTGAATCAGACAATGTGGACAAAAGAGATCAGTCATAGAAAATCACAGGAACTACTACTCACCTCTTCATCAGCTCTAGCCCCAGTAACTGTCAAGTAGTAAAAGGTTAGACAGACACCAAGAGGTCATTACTATTGGTTACAACTTACGAACACATAAAAAACTGACGCAGAAGGAACAAATAAGGAAATTCTTAAACCTGTGAATACACGCCTCTCAACAACCTCACGATATTCTTGGTGGATGCTTTCCCTTAAAGTCTGCAATGTTGATCAATTACAACTAAGAAAAGCATAAGAAAGCAGGAAAATCCCATTTCAGTTCACGGGAAGTACCTGAAATTCAGCCATCTTGTCTTTCAACTTCTTTTTCAAGGCACtgcaataaaaaatattaatataaacacCTTTAGATTAATTAGATCAAAAGCCTGCAAAGATTAGAAGAGAAGGATAAAGCTTGCATCCAGATTGAAGTGGCCAGGTCCCTTTGCAAAGCCCATTAACAGAACTAGGGGCagctaaatgcctaaatctGGTTATAGTCTAGCTCCTCTTCAGACACTTGAAGAATTAATGGCATTTACAGCTCTCAGACTTCCATGCAATCTTATACATGCCACTAATTAGCAGAACTTAATCATTACAGACTACAGTTGCACCAAAAGCAAACACATGCATGTAtgataaaaaattcaatattcCCACAAAAAGAAAAGTCATCTCTATGCAAATTAGGAAGAAGCAACAGTTTTCCATTGTCTTCACATTGCTGGCATATCCTAGACTGTATATACATATGAATATGCAAAATTAAACAAGGAAATGATAAGCCTCAGCCAACCTCCTCATTGCCTCAAAAATTGGTGAGCCTATATTTCCCAGATTAGCATGATTTCCCAAGCAATGTAACAATTCAATGACATAGGCTGCTCCAAAACAAAATTCCAACAAGGAAGCTATTTggcaatatacaattatacaccACGGaaaataagtttgattataGAGAACCCACAAACAATAGCTACCAACAAGTTTTAAaaactaaactttaaaaataaaataaaaatttaaaaaaaaaatgaacagaGTAAATTACACTGTTGTTGCAGTTCGTGATCTGTCAGCAGCTGATCCTTTGCCACATCCAGGTTTATTTCTGTTGGCTAAATTCTGGAGAGATATAAATACAAACAATCACAACATAGGAAATCAAAGGACTAAAATAAAGTTAGATATCAGCAACTGCTTGCTTACATCTTTGTCAAGCTCCTCAATTTTTGATTTTATGAGCCTAGCAATTTTTCCAACTTCATCTACATCTTTTTCCATTCGCTGCTTTATTCCTGCAGATTATGCCAGTATGATTCATGAATGACTAAGTAAAACAATAAcaaacaaatttcaaaatacaaaaaacattAGACTTTTACATGGCAAGGAAATAAATTTAACCAGTGTGACCTATAATGTTTAGCATTTTCTGGAAAGAGATGCAGTTGCCAATAAAACCTTTTTTTCATTCAGAAGCTTAAGGGTATTACTTTATACACATAATCCTACAAAAGTCTGCTGAGATTTATTGGGAGAGTGATGTGGACCAAATTAGGAACAGGGGCAAATCTTAAAAAATTTTCTGGTTTTTGAAATAATGGTCTCGGACTATTCTTATTCTTCATGATAATAAGCAAACACTGTCCAGTCTATTGcacattaaaaatacttaataaAATCACAGAAAACTCAATGTTTACAGCACTTCTTAGATCATTAAAGAACAAGCAGTGCGAGTACCTTTCATAGAGGAAGCCTTTGTTACTGCCTTTGATTCCTCATGAGCATCCTGACAGTAGCATTTCAGAgagaatttgaaattttattttcaatgatCAAGTCATAtcttgtttgaattctattgTGTATATTAAAAGAACTATTCTCTATAATCGTTATCAGTACTAGGGGTGAGTATGGATCCGCCAAATCTGCTCCCATCCAATCTACATCTGCCAAAAGTGGATGGGATGCAAACCTCTGCCACTGGAGGATTGGATGCAGATTTGGCTTCCTAAAATCCATTACATCCAATCCACTACTAAAACTATTTCAAATGCAACAATATAACGGACTATGTCAATTGTCAAGTAGCTAAATTTCAATTTATAGCTTCTCAGAAGTACCATTTTGTGACCAAGGGAAACATGGGCACATGGCACATATAAACTTAGTATAGTAAAAGGAGATCAGCAGATGTAAAAACATAATCATACCTGAAGCTTTTTGAGGAGCTTGTTCAACTTATCATATTGTTTCTCAATGTCTTGAACcttgcaaaaaaagaaaagagaagaaaggtTGTTGAAAGAGGAATGCTTGAAAAGTTCAACTCAAAACAATTACTAATTCTTAGTTCTCTACAACACAAGAAactagtgaaaaaaaaaaaaaaaaaaaaaaaaaaaaaaaaaaaaaaaaaaaaaaaaaaaaaaaaaaaaaaaaaaaaaaaaaaaaaaaaaaaaacccggcCCTGCCAATAAGATAGATAGAATGATACccgtttttaattagggaatgaggtttttaattgaagggataatcaaatctcatagttatGTTCTAAAAAGTTGTTAACCAAACACTGATTTTGATTCCCAGTCctagtgtgtaaacccatgaactaAACATACCCTTAGTTTTAGCCATCATGAAT from Ipomoea triloba cultivar NCNSP0323 chromosome 12, ASM357664v1 encodes the following:
- the LOC115997921 gene encoding syntaxin-132 is translated as MNDLLSDSFEIPRDQNSRNGDIEMGNQRPMNSELGLDQFFKQVQDIEKQYDKLNKLLKKLQDAHEESKAVTKASSMKGIKQRMEKDVDEVGKIARLIKSKIEELDKDNLANRNKPGCGKGSAADRSRTATTVALKKKLKDKMAEFQTLRESIHQEYREVVERRVFTVTGARADEETIDRLIETGDSEQIFQKAIREQGRGQVMDTLAEIQERHDAVRELERKLLELQQIFMDMAVLVDAQGDMLDNIESQVSTAVDHVQSGNVALQKAKKLQRNSRKWMCIAIIILLLIVAIVVVGVLKPWNSNKGA